A genomic window from Silene latifolia isolate original U9 population chromosome Y, ASM4854445v1, whole genome shotgun sequence includes:
- the LOC141632000 gene encoding uncharacterized protein LOC141632000 → MPESIASDSSPNFDYYDDPLYLSTNDQTSATLSSSLFNGHDFLGWKREVLMALTAKNKDGFIDGSCSMPPSTDKRHKQWKRCDFMVMRWISNSIDKSLRDNFKYVVSSKNLWDDLLERFGVFNALEVYQITKDLVAVSQENISLVEYYSKMKNLWETLESLDPLPVCTCGKVNLCTCTLLKRIVERENNAKTIQFLMNLNSSYDGIRTQILSLEPLPSINKVLALLQKIERQKQITDTVFSLTESNAYASFRQSDQKMIGFQKTGEASTTVKHCDHCNKNGHTSATCFGLTKCPHCNKTGHNPANCFVIRGFPGDKNKGKDKAPTNYKSTVPARGVNSADLLPESPLEDSCLDTISHNDSNKINAVSSVLTSEVLDGLVTSVVDQALKQISDQQPALSSANFAGMISPYSHVFTVCKPYYTSTWLVDSGASDHMTYNIDLLSDVHVFAKPISVGLPDGSIKYVHKKGTVKLTHNIKLTNAFYLPDFRQNLLSISKLLDNNNLSVLFTSLGCVFQDLSNDKIVAKGKRIGDLYKFLTKPLSSSSTALVNKISSLVNKKFQLLNIPTTGQVSSLSAINRSVDLFHF, encoded by the coding sequence ATGCCTGAGTCTATTGCATCTGATTCTTCACCAAATTTCGATTATTATGATGATCCTTTATATTTGTCTACAAATGATCAAACTTCTGCTACTTTGTCCTCTTCTTTGTTTAATGGTCATGACTTTTTGGGCTGGAAAAGGGAAGTTCTTATGGCTTTGACAGCGAAAAACAAAGATGGTTTTATTGATGGTTCTTGTTCCATGCCCCCTAGTACTGATAAGCGTCATAAACAATGGAAGAGGTGTGATTTTATGGTAATGAGATGGATTTCCAATTCTATAGACAAGAGTCTTCGTGATAACTTCAAGTATGTTGTTTCCTCTAAAAATCTTTGGGATGATTTACTTGAGAGATTTGGTGTGTTTAATGCTCTGGAAGTCTATCAAATAACTAAAGATTTAGTGGCTGTATCCCAAGAAAATATATCTCTTGTTGAATATTACAGCAAGATGAAAAATCTATGGGAAACACTTGAGTCTCTAGATCCTTTACCTGTTTGCACTTGTGGAAAAGTGAATTTGTGTACCTGTACTTTGCTTAAAAGAATTGTTGAAAGGGAAAACAATGCCAAAACCATACAATTTCTCATGAATCTTAATAGCAGCTATGATGGGATTCGTACTCAGATTTTATCTCTTGAGCCTTTGCCTTCAATCAATAAGGTTTTAGCCTTGTTACAAAAGATTGAAAGACAGAAACAGATCACTGATACTGTATTTAGTCTGACCGAGTCCAATGCCTACGCCAGTTTTAGGCAGTCTGATCAGAAGATGATTGGTTTCCAAAAGACTGGTGAAGCATCTACTACTGTTAAGCATTGTGACCACTGCAATAAGAATGGGCATACTAGCGCCACTTGTTTTGGTTTGACCAAATGCCCTCATTGCAACAAAACTGGGCACAATCCTGCCAATTGCTTTGTGATTAGAGGTTTTCCTGGTGATAAAAATAAGGGAAAAGATAAAGCTCCCACCAACTATAAGTCTACTGTCCCAGCTAGAGGAGTTAATTCAGCAGATCTTTTGCCAGAGTCACCATTAGAGGATTCTTGCTTAGATACTATTTCTCACAATGACTCCAACAAAATCAATGCTGTTTCTTCTGTTCTTACTTCTGAAGTCTTGGATGGTCTTGTTACTTCTGTTGTTGATCAGGCTCTTAAACAAATTTCTGATCAACAACCTGCTTTATCCAGTGCCAATTTTGCAGGTATGATCTCTCCTTATTCTCATGTTTTTACAGTTTGTAAACCTTATTATACCAGTACCTGGCTTGTTGACTCTGGAGCATCAGACCATATGACTTACAATATTGATCTTTTGTCTGATGTCCATGTTTTTGCCAAGCCTATTAGTGTAGGACTCCCTGATGGGAGTATTAAGTATGTTCATAAGAAGGGAACTGTTAAGCTTACTCATAATATTAAACTGACTAATGCTTTCTATCTTCCAGATTTCAGGCAAAATTTATTATCCATTAGTAAATTGCTTGATAATAATAACTTGTCTGTATTGTTTACTTCACTTGGATGTGTTTTTCAGGACCTTTCAAATGATAAAATTGTGGCTAAGGGGAAGAGAATTGGAGATCTTTATAAATTTCTGACTAAACCACTGAGTAGTAGTTCCACTGCATTAGTCAATAAGATTAGTAGTCTTGTAAATAAAAAGTTTCAGCTCCTTAATATTCCTACTACTGGTCAAGTATCTTCTTTGTCTGCTATAAATAGGTCTGTTGATTTGTTTCATTTCTGA